The Calliphora vicina chromosome 3, idCalVici1.1, whole genome shotgun sequence genome contains a region encoding:
- the LOC135953728 gene encoding protein obstructor-E, whose amino-acid sequence METVKSNRLEKMKHFLFAVALLAASVKASGDINICQGAVDNLFLPVLNDCMSYYVCMDETPIKRVCKAGYLFDAKTQSCTDPDKAQCIKNCTSALSSFCYDRTCTKYVLCYSGTPVVRECCDGLQYNAETDRCDFPQYVDCVDDMCTIFNDPKNITFLSSKAACDRYYVCMDGMAFSRNCTSGLQFNPECNCCDFKSKVNCTISALQRNILPLSKAPPKAADIKCPQEGVHFYPHANEVKYYFCMKGRGVVMDCTPGLVFDPKRKACREKKNIL is encoded by the exons ATGGAGACAGTTAAAAGCAATCGACTAGAGAAAA tgaaacattttttatttgctgtGGCCCTTCTCGCAGCATCCGTTAAGGCCTCCGGCGATATCAACATATGTCAGGGAGCAGTCGATAATCTCTTTTTGCCGGTGCTAAACGACTGCATGTCCTATTATGTGTGCATGGATGAAACACCTATTAAGAGAGTTTGCAAAGCAGGTTATCTATTCGATGCCAAAACACAATCCTGCACAGATCCCGATAAAGCTCAATGCATAAAGAATTGTACCTCTGCATTGTCCTCGTTCTGTTATGATCGCACTTGCACCAAGTATGTTTTGTGTTACTCCGGCACTCCCGTAGTGCGCGAGTGTTGTGATGGTCTGCAATACAATGCTGAAACTGATCGTTGTGATTTTCCACAATATGTCGATTGTGTGGATGATATGTGTACGATATTCAATGATCCCAAGAACATAACATTCCTAAGTAGCAAAGCGGCCTGTGATAGGTATTATGTCTGTATGGATGGCATGGCTTTTAGCAGGAATTGTACCAGTGGTTTGCAATTTAATCCGGAATGTAATTGTTGTGACTTTAAGTCGAAAGTTAATTGCACG ATTTCAGCCTTGCAACGTAATATTTTACCTCTTTCGAAGGCTCCCCCAAAAGCGGCCGATATTAAATGTCCCCAGGAAGGCGTGCATTTTTATCCCCATGCCAACGAGGTTAAATACTATTTCTGTATGAAGGGTCGTGGTGTTGTTATGGACTGTACTCCCGGTTTGGTATTTGATCCCAAAAGGAAAGCATGTcgtgaaaagaaaaatattttataa
- the LOC135955742 gene encoding uncharacterized protein LOC135955742, with the protein MASNTIIDLIQKAQCKVLRTITGAPLYIRNEIIHRDLEVPLVKEEFKKDVIPRLCLSLAVILWNCHFILASRDYYEDNINICENVADHIFLQDIKDCTKYFVCVYGQAQPQQCKAGLYFDASQQACIASRQGCLNCPPRQMLNVPLIKTCDKYISCYYGHGLLRKCENQQQFNVKTGKCDLAKNVDCVDNHCSIHTTDSELVYVPSAASCGNYYICMAGQPKSLTCAPGLYFSTECNCCDRAENVQCLIEDIESPMANNKEKRYFNKQTQQLNPPTLVGETTAVKCPPNGHFIYQYIEDPEYYVTCINGKAALYACAAGYHFDDRQKRCVNNEKLEQYTTDSWDFNNTESNLPQCPEFGAAFRPHAEHNKYILCVNGNATIFECPEDQYFDANENVCRNSSEELRKNRYGSMIEEFAGIVCPKFATFTFPHVEKHKFYLCLDGKANVFACAEGQFFDSSLHDCRDELIEVEEEFNANVTLSADKFANQFNVNCPATGNTTLPHVQKNQYYLCIEGNSAVFACAEGLFYDNKLKNCTNTLRYNELYKPEETANIMCPKFGTFKFPHVNKTQYYLCTDGKTYVLACDLNEIFDEDINICRINQTLLLEMQDNSTSKGNTTQRLTAVITEFASNIICPKFGTFMYPHVQRNRYYVCIDGNAIGFACADGHFFDTKTNACQRDMEVDIGNNESDMPVVLDEPINILCPSLGAMKFAHEQENKFYLCVNGMASVLACANGSFFDAESGACLRTLNATLEISTVAPTANVTNTTIVKCPLLGTFIYPHAETNQYYVCLEGKAIVLTCPEGLVFDLREKACRNPLPTEDNENQTPMVLDEVVSIMCPAAGAYKFPHIENSKFYLCINGMGSVLACANGTIFDKESGTCQRQEAFMQNSTRLANGNETSLQNSTLAIVSLNNTADISNITCPAFGTFLYPHEDQHRYFLCLDGNAIEFTCAKGFIFDTKSNVCTKDLTELNYNNITCPPQGTAIMPHVEKHNFYLCINGTARIQSCANGELFDAETNICRKTSTIQNMLYEPLNSICPAQGLFKLPHVNRNKYYLCIDGIATIYSCAKGDFFDAETETCRETLSLKKGIYKTPTIPFKNVDYHTDAEENALTESVSNMCPPQGTAMIPHIDSNKFYVCINGRATINSCPKGGFFDAELETCRERLSIDNGIYQIPSLPIKSVEYQISPEEDALTEYVSKMCPPQGTSMIPHIDSKKFYKCIDGLATIQSCAAGDFFDAESETCRETNSVDNGIFQTHPEEDALIESVSKMCPPQGTSMIPHIDSKKFYKCIDGLATIQSCAAGDFFDAESETCRETNSVDNGIYQIPSLPMKNVEYQISPEENALTESVSKLCPPQGTAMIPHIDSNKFYKCIDGIATIQSCASGDFFDSEIKTCREALHIESEQHQTLPENRLTETQCPPQGTKLMPHIDNNKFYLCIDGVATIQSCASGDFFDVETKTCRETNTIPNMLNAPINNICPIKGTLKLPHENPNKFYLCINGIATTHSCAKGDIFDQETQTCSELVFMSNELHQSSSLENAVTESVDIKCPQQGTAKIPHIDKNKFYQCINGIATIQSCLEGDFFDAETKTCRVTSYAEHISITCPEFGTFVYPLRQKNTFYVCHEGKARAVFCADGDVFDAETNACREIQNVPTEGLLVNLVENQENPGLTGTEGNDKANDKTKQDNESEENVEETSKLILEENKSETENKEFIKSDNNVDNSEKNPFPDHQLEENNSETENILLDNTNKEFIVEAAIQSNEKESNHL; encoded by the exons TGATACCCAGATTATGTCTCTCACTAGCTGTCATTCTCTGGAATTGTCATTTTATATTAGCATCACGCGATTACTATGAGGATAACATCAATATCTGTGAGAACGTCGCCGATCATATATTTTTACAGGATATCAAGGattgtacaaaatattttgtctGCGTTTATGGTCAGGCCCAACCGCAACAATGTAAAGCTGGTCTATATTTTGATGCCAGCCAACAAGCCTGTATAGCTTCGCGTCAAGGTTGTCTAAATTGCCCCCCTAGGCAAATGTTAAACGTGCCTTTAATAAAGACCTGTGACAAGTACATTTCCTGTTATTATGGCCACGGTTTGTTGAGGAAATGTGAAAACCAGCAACAGTTTAATGTGAAAACGGGAAAATGTGATTTGGCCAAAAATGTCGACTGTGTGGACAATCACTGTTCCATTCATACCACAGATAGTGAATTGGTTTATGTGCCCAGTGCGGCCAGCTGTGGAAATTATTACATCTGTATGGCAGGCCAGCCAAAATCGCTAACCTGTGCTCCCGGTTTATATTTCAGCACGGAATGTAATTGCTGTGACCGAGCGGAAAATGTACAATgtttg ATCGAAGACATCGAATCCCCAATGGCAAATAACAAAGAGAAACGTTACTTTAATAAACAAACGCAACAATTAAATCCACCTACTCTAGTAGGCGAAACCACAGCAGTTAAATGCCCTCCCAATGGCCATTTTATATACCAATATATTGAAGATCCCGAATACTATGTGACCTGTATTAATGGCAAGGCTGCTCTTTATGCATGTGCCGCTGGTTATCATTTCGATGATAGGCAAAAACGTTGTGTTAATAACGAGAAACTGGAACAATACACTACTGATAGCTGGGACTTTAACAACACTGAATCGAATTTACCACAATGCCCGGAATTTGGAGCTGCTTTTAGGCCCCATGCCGAACataacaaatatatattgtGTGTCAATGGCAATGCCACGATATTTGAATGCCCCGAAGATCAATATTTCGATGCTAACGAAAATGTGTGTCGCAACAGTTCAGAAGAATTGCGTAAGAATAGATATGGCTCGATGATTGAGGAATTTGCGGGCATTGTTTGTCCGAAATTTGCCACCTTCACTTTTCCTCATGTGGAAAAGCACAAGTTTTATTTGTGTCTGGATGGCAAGGCCAACGTATTTGCATGTGCCGAAGGTCAATTCTTTGATAGCTCATTACATGATTGCCGTGATGAACTTATAGAGGTGGAGGAGGAGTTCAATGCAAACGTAACACTAAGCGCTGATAAGTTTGCAAACcaatttaatgtaaattgtCCGGCAACTGGTAACACCACCTTGCCTCATGtccaaaaaaatcaatattatttGTGCATTGAGGGAAACTCTGCGGTATTCGCTTGTGCCGAAGGACTTTTCTATGacaacaaattgaaaaattgtactAATACGCTAAGATATAATGAGTTATATAAGCCCGAAGAAACTGCTAATATAATGTGTCCGAAATTTGGTACCTTCAAATTTCCGCACGTCAATAAAACCCAGTATTATTTATGCACCGATGGCAAGACCTATGTATTGGCCTGCGATCTTAATGAGATTTTCGATGAGGACATAAATATTTGTCGTATAAACCAAACATTGCTCTTAGAAATGCAAGATAATAGCACTAGTAAGGGAAATACTACACAACGTTTAACAGCGGTGATAACTGAATTTGCCAGCAACATTATATGCCcgaaatttggtacatttatGTATCCTCATGTCCAACGAAATCGTTACTATGTATGCATTGATGGCAATGCCATAGGTTTTGCCTGCGCCGATGGCCATTTCTTTGATACCAAAACAAATGCCTGTCAACGTGATATGGAGGTGGATATAGGAAACAATGAGAGTGACATGCCAGTGGTATTAGATGAACCAATTAATATACTGTGTCCTTCCCTGGGTGCCATGAAATTTGCTCATGagcaagaaaataaattttatttatgcgTTAATGGCATGGCCTCCGTATTAGCCTGTGCTAATGGCAGTTTCTTCGACGCTGAATCCGGAGCTTGTCTCAGAACATTAAATGCAACATTGGAAATTTCAACAGTTGCACCAACTGCAAATGTAACGAATACAACCATTGTCAAGTGTCCCCTGTTGGGCACTTTTATTTATCCTCATGCTGAAACTAATCAATACTATGTTTGTCTTGAGGGCAAAGCTATTGTTTTAACTTGCCCTGAAGGACTTGTGTTTGACTTGCGGGAAAAAGCTTGCCGTAATCCCTTACCAACTGAAGACAATGAAAATCAAACACCTATGGTTTTAGATGAAGTTGTTAGCATCATGTGTCCAGCTGCAGGAGCCTATAAATTTCCTCACATTGAGAACAGTAAATTTTACTTGTGCATCAATGGCATGGGTTCCGTGTTGGCCTGTGCTAATGGTACTATCTTTGATAAGGAAAGCGGAACTTGCCAAAGACAGGAAGcatttatgcaaaattcaaCTCGTCTAGCCAATGGAAATGAAACATCTTTACAAAACTCAACTTTAGCAATTGTATCCCTAAATAATACAGCTGACATTTCAAACATCACATGTCCCGCATTTGGCACCTTCCTCTATCCTCATGAGGACCAACATAGATATTTTCTTTGTCTTGATGGCAATGCTATTGAATTTACATGTGCCAAAGGTTTCATTTTCGATACTAAATCCAATGTTTGCACCAAAGACTTGACTGAACTAAATTATAATAACATTACGTGTCCTCCACAGGGCACTGCCATAATGCCTCATgttgaaaaacacaacttttacTTGTGTATCAATGGTACGGCCCGAATTCAAAGTTGTGCTAACGGTGAATTATTCGATGCTGAAACCAACATTTGTCGTAAAACTTCGACTATTCAGAATATGTTATATGAACCTCTTAATAGCATATGTCCCGCACAAGGATTGTTTAAACTACCCCACGTTAATCGCAATAAATACTATCTGTGTATCGATGGCATTGCCACTATTTATAGTTGCGCTAAAGGAGATTTCTTTGATGCTGAAACGGAAACTTGTCGCGAAACTCTTTCTCTGAAAAAGGGGATATATAAAACACCTACAATTCCCTTTAAAAATGTAGACTACCACACAGATGCAGAAGAAAATGCTTTAACTGAATCTGTTAGCAATATGTGTCCTCCACAAGGAACTGCTATGATTCCTCATATTGATAGCAACAAATTCTATGTCTGCATTAATGGTAGAGCTACAATTAATAGCTGCCCTAAAGGAGGTTTCTTTGATGCCGAATTGGAAACTTGTCGCGAAAGACTTTCTATAGATAATGGAATATATCAAATCCCTTCACTTCCAATTAAAAGTGTAGAGTATCAAATCTCCCCGGAAGAAGATGCTTTAACAGAATAtgttagcaaaatgtgtccacCACAAGGAACTTCAATGATTCCCCACATTGATAGCAAAAAGTTTTACAAGTGCATCGATGGTTTAGCCACAATTCAATCTTGTGCCGCTGGAGATTTCTTTGATGCCGAATCAGAAACTTGTCGCGAAACAAATTCAGTGGATAATGGAATATTTCAAACCCATCCGGAAGAAGATGCTTTAATTGAATCtgttagcaaaatgtgtccacCACAAGGAACTTCAATGATTCCCCACATTGATAGCAAAAAGTTTTACAAGTGCATCGATGGTTTAGCCACAATTCAATCTTGTGCCGCTGGAGATTTCTTTGATGCCGAATCGGAAACTTGTCGCGAAACAAATTCAGTGGATAATGGAATATATCAAATCCCTTCACTtccaatgaaaaatgtagagtACCAAATCTCCCCGGAAGAAAATGCTTTAACCGAATCTGTTAGCAAATTGTGTCCCCCACAAGGAACTGCAATGATTCCCCACATTGATAGCAACAAATTTTACAAGTGCATTGATGGTATAGCCACAATTCAATCATGTGCCTCCGGAGATTTCTTCGATTCTGAAATAAAGACTTGTCGAGAAGCACTTCACATTGAAAGTGAACAACATCAGACTTTGCCGGAAAATCGTTTAACTGAAACTCAATGCCCTCCACAAGGAACTAAACTGATGCCTCATATCGATAATAATAAGTTTTATCTATGCATTGATGGTGTAGCCACAATTCAATCTTGTGCCTCAGGAGATTTCTTCGATGTCGAAACAAAAACTTGTCGAGAAACTAATACTATTCCTAATATGTTAAACGCACCTATAAATAACATATGTCCCATAAAAGGAACGTTAAAACTACCCCACGaaaatccaaataaattttatctatgTATTAATGGCATTGCCACAACTCATAGCTGCGCTAAAGGAGATATATTTGACCAGGAAACCCAAACTTGTAGCGAATTAGTTTTCATGTCAAATGAACTACATCAAAGCAGCTCTCTAGAAAATGCTGTAACTGAATCTGTTGACATTAAATGTCCCCAACAAGGAACTGCAAAAATTCCCCATattgataaaaacaaattttaccaGTGCATTAATGGCATTGCCACTATTCAAAGTTGTTTGGAAGGAGATTTCTTCGATGCTGAAACAAAAACTTGCCGAGTAACCTCGTATGCAGAGCATATAAGTATAACTTGTCCtgaatttggtacttttgttTATCCATTGCGCCAAAAGAATACATTCTATGTTTGCCATGAGGGTAAAGCACGTGCCGTATTTTGTGCGGATGGTGATGTATTTGATGCTGAAACAAATGCCTGTCGTGAAATTCAAAATGTTCCTACTGAAGGGCTTCTAGTAAATCTTGtagaaaatcaagaaaatcctGGCCTAACAGGCACTGAAGGAAATGATAAAGCAAATGATAAAACAAAACAGGATAATGAATCAGAAGAAAATGTTGAGGAAACTTCGAAACTTATACTTGAGGAAAATAAGAGTGAAACCGAAAATAAAGAGTTCATTAAAAGCGATAACAATGTGGATAATTCAGAAAAGAATCCATTTCCAGATCATCAACTTGAGGAAAATAACAGTGAAACCGAAAATATTTTGCTAGACAATACAAACAAAGAGTTCATTGTTGAGGCGGCAATTCAGAGCAATGAAAAGGAGAGCAACCACTTATGA